From one Lycium barbarum isolate Lr01 chromosome 6, ASM1917538v2, whole genome shotgun sequence genomic stretch:
- the LOC132600519 gene encoding GABA transporter 1: protein MGRAFDGENDAKNIGSATISSSHEYDHEKELDAGALFVLKSKGSWVHCGYHLTTSIVAPPLLSLPFAFASLGWWGGILCLVIGAIVTFYSYNLLSMVLEHHAQLGRRHLRFRDMANDILGPRWGRYYVGPIQFMVCYGAVIGSTLLGGQCMKAIYLLLNPSGAMKLYEFVIIFGGLMLMLAQMPSFHSLRHINLISLLLCLAYSACATVGSIYIGRSSKGPEKDYSISNDKETRIFGIFNAIAIIATTFGNGIIPEIQATIAPPVKGQMFKGLCICYAMLSTTFFSVAISGYWAFGNQAEGLILSNFTQNGHNLVPKSFIFITNIFTILQLSAVAVVYLQPTNEVLERTFADPKNSEFSTRNVIPRLISRSISVIISTTIAAMLPFFGDINAVIGAFGFLPLDFVLPVIFFNLTFKPSKRRPVFWINMAIAVVFSVLGVIAAVAAVRQISLDAKTFRLFANV, encoded by the exons TGCATTGTGGTTACCACTTGACAACTTCAATAGTAGCTCCTCCATTGTTAAGTCTTCCATTTGCCTTTGCTTCACTTGGATGGTGGGGTGGAATTCTATGTTTGGTGATCGGAGCTATCGTTACATTCTATTCATATAACCTCTTGTCCATGGTTCTCGAACACCATGCTCAGCTAGGTCGCCGCCATCTTCGCTTCCGCGACATGGCCAATGATATTTTAG GACCAAGGTGGGGGAGATATTATGTTGGACCCATCCAATTCATGGTATGCTATGGTGCAGTAATAGGGTCCACTCTTCTGGGAGGACAATGTATGAAG GCAATCTACTTGCTGTTAAACCCAAGTGGAGCTATGAAGCTCTATGAATTTGTAATCATATTTGGAGGGCTAATGCTGATGTTAGCTCAAATGCCATCTTTTCACTCACTTAGGCACATCAACTTGATTTCTCTACTTCTTTGCCTTGCTTATAGTGCTTGTGCCACTGTTGGTTCCATTTACATAG GAAGATCATCAAAGGGACCTGAGAAAGACTATTCGATCAGTAATGATAAAGAGACTCGCATTTTTGGAATTTTTAATGCAATAGCTATAATTGCCACCACATTTGGAAATGGCATAATTCCTGAAATTCAG GCAACAATAGCACCGCCGGTGAAAGGTCAGATGTTCAAAGGGCTTTGCATTTGTTACGCAATGCTTTCAACAACATTCTTCAGTGTGGCTATTTCTGGATATTGGGCCTTTGGAAACCAAGCTGAGGGCCTCATTCTCAGCAACTTTACACAAAATGGCCACAATCTAGTCCCAAAGTCATTTATCTTCATCACCAACATCTTCACCATTCTCCAATTGTCGGCTGTTGCTGTG GTGTATTTGCAGCCAACAAATGAAGTACTAGAGAGGACATTTGCAGATCCAAAAAACAGTGAATTCTCCACTCGAAACGTAATCCCACGCCTTATTTCTCGATCAATTTCAGTGATAATATCGACTACAATCGCAGCAATGCTTCCATTTTTCGGAGACATAAATGCAGTGATTGGGGCATTTGGTTTCTTGCCACTTGACTTTGTATTGCCTGTTATTTTCTTCAACTTGACATTCAAACCATCAAAGAGGAGGCCAGTTTTCTGGATTAACATGGCAATAGCAGTGGTTTTTTCAGTGTTAGGAGTTATAGCAGCTGTTGCTGCTGTTAGACAAATTAGTCTTGATGCCAAAACATTTCGATTATTCGCAAATGTATAA
- the LOC132600517 gene encoding DNA repair protein RAD5A, protein MGNKITDELVSMIRSIVGDEYTEMDIIRSLHMAKNNPEAAINIIFDTPSFKKVEIRNNNSNSEAGSNVNSNRGVCKASGTHKLQSLDPPLSSNVSNNTGEIQESEITTVSSNEGLDTKSKIQSEWWYVGCGEVAGMSTCKGRILNPGDEVDFTFPVEKKLSSPSPGKFGGGRGRQAAACSEIVRFSTKACGEIGRIPNEWARCILPLVRDKKIRIEGCCKSAPNILGIMDSVLLSVRVYINSSMFRKSHQTSLKARSNLADDTVLHPLPTLFHLLGLSPFKKAEFTPADLYTRKRPLNEKDSSGGPAALLRANLSKSSSSADGDKVENDESISDTDLDYIVGLADSSELEEMEPPSLLQCELRPYQKQALHWMTQLERGRNTDEAATTLHPCWNAYRLKDERELVVYLNAFSGDATTEFPSTLEMARGGILADSMGLGKTIMTIALLLSHSERGRSSGSQSTSQLSGENGEASNILGQSPTFAKKTAKFSSLDKLLKHKPTLIPGGNLIICPMTLLGQWKAEIEAHSQPGALSVYVYYGQTRSKDAKVLARSDVVLTTYGVLASEFSTENAEESGGLLSIRWFRVVLDEAHTIKSSKSQISNAAAALSADRRWCLTGTPIQNNLEDIYSLLRFLRVEPWGSWAWWNKLIQKPFEEGDERGLKLVQSILSLIMLRRTKSSTDREGRPILVLPPADIQVIYCELTEAERDFYDALYKRSKVKFDQFVEQGRVLHNYASILELLLRLRQCCDHPFLVMSRGDTQEFSDLNKLANRFLKGGKETGEGKDVPSRAYIQEVVEELRKGEQGECPICLEAFEDAVLTPCAHRLCRECLLASWRSSTSGLCPVCRNTVSKQELITAPSDNRFQVDVEKNWMESSKVSALLCELKRLRSVGSKSIVFSQWTAFLDLLQIPLSRSNIPFVRLDGTLNQQQREKVIKKFSEEDDISVLLMSLKAGGVGINLTAASNAFVMDPWWNPAVEEQAVMRVHRIGQTKQVMIKRFIVKGSVEERMEAVQARKQRMISGALTDQEVRTARIEELKMFFA, encoded by the exons ATGGGCAACAAAATCACAGATGAACTTGTTTCAATGATACGTTCAATTGTTGGCGATGAATATACAGAGATGGACATAATTAGATCACTTCACATGGCAAAAAACAACCCTGAAGCTGCAATAAATATCATTTTTGATACCCCAAGTTTCAAGAAAGTCGAAATTCGCAACAATAATTCCAATTCCGAAGCTGGAAGTAATGTAAATTCAAACAGAGGCGTATGCAAAGCTTCAG gaacccataaacttcaaaGCTTGGATCCGCCTCTGAGTTCAAATGTAAGTAATAATACTGGTGAGATCCAAGAATCTGAGATTACTACAGTTTCTTCAAATGAGGGATTGGATACTAAGAGTAAAATTCAGAGTGAATGGTGGTATGTGGGGTGTGGTGAGGTTGCTGGTATGTCGACGTGTAAAGGGAGAATTTTGAATCCTGGTGATGAAGTTGATTTTACGTTCCCCGTGGAGAAGAAATTGAGTTCACCTTCACCTGGGAAGTTTGGAGGTGGACGAGGGCGTCAAGCTGCTGCGTGTTCTGAAATTGTAAGGTTTTCTACTAAGGCTTGTGGAGAG ATTGGGCGTATTCCAAATGAATGGGCTCGATGTATTCTGCCTCTGGTGAGGGATAAGAAGATTAGAATTGAAGGGTGTTGCAAATCGGCCCCTAATATATTGGGGATTATGGACTCTGTTCTTTTGTCAGTCAG AGTGTATATTAACAGTTCCATGTTTCGTAAAAGCCATCAGACATCACTAAAGGCTAGAAGCAATCTCGCAGATGATACAGTTCTTCACCCCCTTCCAACTTTGTTCCATTTGCTCGGACTTTCTCCTTTTAAGAAG GCGGAATTTACTCCAGCTGATTTATACACGAGGAAGCGACCTTTGAACGAAAAG GACAGCTCTGGTGGTCCTGCCGCATTATTGCGTGCAAACCTATCCAAAAGCTCCTCATCTGCAGATGGAGATAAAGTTGAGAATGATGAGTCAATTTCTGATACAGATCTTGACTATATTGTTGGTTTAGCTGATAGCTCGGAGCTAGAG GAAATGGAACCGCCAAGTTTGCTCCAGTGCGAACTTCGACCCTATCAGAAGCAGGCGCTTCATTGGATGACACAACTGGAGAGGGGAAGAAACACGGATGAAGCAGCAACAACTCTGCATCCTTGTTGGAATGCTTACCGCCTGAAAGACGA GAGGGAGCTTGTTGTTTACTTGAATGCATTTTCGGGTGATGCGACCACTGAATTTCCTAGTACCCTTGAAATGGCTAGAGGAGGA ATTTTGGCAGATTCCATGGGGCTAGGGAAGACTATAATGACTATAGCTCTACTCCTCAGTCATTCTGAAAGAGGTAGATCATCAGGAAGCCAATCTACAAGTCAGCTGTCTGGTGAAAATGGTGAAGCTAGTAATATCTTAGGTCAATCTCCAACTTTTGCGAAGAAAACAGCAAAATTCTCTAGTCTTGATAAGCTTCTGAAACATAAGCCCACACTTATTCCTGGTGGCAATCTGATTATATGTCCAATGACACTACTAGGTCAATGGAAG gcagagattgaagcacatTCACAACCTGGGGCTCTATCTGTTTATGTTTACTATGGGCAGACAAGATCAAAGGATGCAAAAGTGCTTGCTCGAAGTGATGTCGTGCTAACAACATATGGAGTGTTGGCCTCCGAATTTTCTACGGAG AATGCTGAGGAAAGTGGGGGCCTTCTCTCTATTAGATGGTTTAGAGTAGTGCTTGATGAGGCACATACTATCAAATCCTCTAAAAGCCAAATCTCAAATGCTGCCGCTGCTCTTAGTGCTGACCGTCGGTGGTGTCTTACTGGTACTCCTATCCAG AACAATTTGGAGGATATTTACAGTCTACTCAGATTTTTGAGAGTCGAACCATGGGGAAGCTGGGCATG GTGGAACAAGCTTATTCAGAAACCTTTTGAGGAGGGAGATGAGAGGGGGCTAAAGTTGGTTCAATCAATTTTAAGTCTGATCATGTTGAGAAGAACGAAGTCTAGTACAGATAGAGAAGGCAG ACCAATTTTAGTTCTACCACCAGCGGATATTCAAGTGATATATTGTGAACTTACAGAAGCAGAGCGCGACTTCTATGATGCATTGTATAAAAGATCCAAG GTGAAGTTTGATCAGTTTGTTGAGCAAGGACGGGTTCTCCACAACTATGCTTCTATATTGGAGTTGCTTTTGCGACTTCGTCAATGTTGTGACCATCCTTTTCTTGTAATGAG TCGAGGTGATACCCAAGAATTCTCTGATCTAAATAAGCTTGCTAATCGGTTCCTTAAGGGTGGTAAGGAGACTGGAGAAGGCAAGGACGTCCCTTCACGTGCTTATATTCAGGAGGTTGTGGAAGAATTGCGGAAGGGAGAACAGGGAGAATGCCCTATTTGTCTTGAAGCTTTTGAAGATGCGGTCTTGACTCCATGTGCTCATAGGTTATGTCGAGAGTGTCTCTTGGCAAGCTGGCGAAGTTCTACTTCAGGCCTTTGTCCTGTTTGCAG AAACACTGTCAGTAAGCAAGAGCTTATAACAGCCCCGTCAGACAACCGCTTTCAGGTTGATGTTGAAAAGAATTGGATGGAGTCATCAAAAGTATCAGCCTTGTTGTGTGAATTAAAACGTCTTCGTTCTGTTGGCTCCAAAAGCATTGTTTTTAGTCAGTGGACTGCCTTCTTAGATCTACTGCAGATTCCTCTTTCTCG TAGTAATATTCCATTTGTTCGCCTTGATGGGACGTTAAACCAGCAACAACGTGAGAAAGTAATAAAGAAGTTCTCAGAAGAGGATGACATTTCG GTGTTGCTAATGTCATTGAAGGCTGGTGGTGTTGGGATAAACCTGACGGCTGCATCTAATGCTTTTGTCATG GATCCTTGGTGGAATCCAGCTGTTGAGGAACAAGCGGTCATGCGTGTTCATCGTATTGGACAAACTAAGCAAGTAATGATCAAACGATTCATTGTGAAG GGTTCGGTTGAGGAAAGAATGGAGGCAGTACAAGCTAGGAAGCAACGTATGATTTCTGGTGCTTTGACCGACCAAGAAGTTCGGACTGCAAGAATTGAGGAACTTAAGATGTTTTTTGCATAG